In a genomic window of Thermodesulfobium sp. 4217-1:
- the fabZ gene encoding 3-hydroxyacyl-ACP dehydratase FabZ, protein MYDINDIMKVLPHRYPMLLVEKILELEPNVRAVGLKNVSNNDPYLVGHFPNDPIFPGVLMVEAMAQVAGFLSLVSLKKEGTIAFFSSVEKAKFRKVVRPGDTLIMEANVSKIKLPFCKMSCTAKVEDKLVCEADLMFYLPK, encoded by the coding sequence TTGTACGATATAAACGATATTATGAAGGTTTTACCGCACAGGTACCCTATGCTTTTGGTAGAAAAAATCCTTGAATTAGAACCAAACGTTAGGGCGGTAGGATTAAAAAATGTTTCAAATAACGATCCCTATCTTGTTGGACACTTCCCAAACGACCCTATTTTCCCTGGTGTTCTAATGGTAGAGGCAATGGCGCAGGTTGCGGGTTTTCTTTCACTGGTATCCTTGAAAAAAGAGGGGACAATTGCTTTTTTTAGTTCGGTAGAGAAGGCAAAATTTAGGAAAGTAGTGAGACCTGGCGACACCCTTATCATGGAGGCTAATGTGTCAAAGATAAAGTTGCCATTTTGTAAGATGAGTTGCACTGCTAAGGTAGAAGATAAGCTTGTGTGTGAAGCAGATCTAATGTTCTACCTTCCAAAATAA
- the lpxA gene encoding acyl-ACP--UDP-N-acetylglucosamine O-acyltransferase, translated as MIKVHSTAIVSPKANIGDEVEIGPFCIVEDDVTVGSSARLANNVLLKNGTRVGNNCLISTGSCLGQDPQDFHYKGEKSFVNIANNVTIREYVVIHKATGEGEETYVGENSYLMCYTHLGHNAKVYENCTLAAYAVLGGHVVVEKEAFLGGASAFHQFVRVGRMCMVGGLAKVVQDIPPFVMSDGNPAIPKGLNLVALRRNGFSQEKISAIKKIYKILIEEIHPKDELISIIKRDFSKYEEHKDFVEFIMKSKRGFRRVQDK; from the coding sequence ATGATTAAAGTTCACTCCACTGCGATAGTTTCTCCAAAGGCCAATATAGGTGATGAGGTAGAAATTGGCCCCTTTTGTATAGTTGAAGACGACGTGACGGTCGGTAGTAGCGCCCGTTTAGCTAATAACGTCTTGCTCAAAAATGGCACTAGAGTTGGCAATAATTGTCTTATATCAACTGGATCCTGTTTGGGTCAGGATCCGCAAGACTTTCACTATAAGGGCGAGAAAAGTTTTGTGAATATTGCGAATAACGTCACTATAAGAGAGTATGTGGTTATACACAAGGCAACAGGCGAGGGCGAAGAGACCTATGTAGGAGAAAATTCATATTTAATGTGCTATACGCACCTTGGTCACAATGCAAAGGTTTATGAAAATTGCACATTAGCTGCATATGCGGTTCTTGGAGGCCATGTAGTTGTTGAAAAAGAGGCCTTTCTGGGTGGCGCCTCAGCATTTCACCAATTTGTTAGAGTGGGCAGGATGTGTATGGTGGGAGGACTTGCAAAAGTTGTCCAAGACATACCGCCATTTGTGATGAGCGATGGAAACCCTGCTATTCCAAAGGGCCTAAACTTAGTGGCACTAAGGAGAAATGGCTTTTCTCAAGAGAAAATTAGCGCAATAAAAAAAATATATAAGATTTTGATAGAAGAGATTCACCCAAAAGATGAGCTTATAAGTATAATAAAGCGTGATTTTTCTAAATATGAGGAACACAAAGATTTTGTTGAGTTTATTATGAAAAGTAAAAGGGGTTTTAGGCGTGTTCAGGATAAATGA
- the kdsA gene encoding 3-deoxy-8-phosphooctulonate synthase has protein sequence MFRINDVEIGGKDLFFILGPCVIEGEDHVMKMANIIKEIANSLNIQVIFKSSYDKANRTSLSSYRGPGIKEGLRILNRVKREVGLPITTDVHSIEEVSIASEVIDLIQLPAFLCRQTDLLLSAGKAKKPVNIKKGQFVAPHSIGPMIEKVKSTGEERVCMTERGYSFGYNNLVVDMRSIQIMRSFNVPVIFDATHSVQLPGGLGDSSGGERKFVPTLAKAAVAAGADGVFMECHDCPECALCDGPNSMPVNEVEDLLKSLIAIKKIVGS, from the coding sequence GTGTTCAGGATAAATGATGTAGAAATTGGCGGCAAAGATTTATTTTTTATATTGGGCCCTTGTGTTATTGAAGGCGAAGACCACGTAATGAAAATGGCAAACATTATTAAGGAAATCGCAAATTCATTGAATATCCAGGTGATATTCAAAAGCTCATACGATAAAGCAAATAGAACGTCGCTCTCTTCATATAGAGGTCCTGGAATTAAAGAGGGATTGAGGATTCTTAATAGAGTAAAACGAGAAGTTGGTTTGCCAATAACTACTGATGTTCATAGTATAGAGGAAGTATCTATTGCGTCTGAAGTTATCGATCTAATTCAATTGCCTGCATTTTTATGCAGACAAACCGATCTGCTCTTATCTGCGGGCAAAGCAAAAAAGCCTGTCAACATTAAAAAAGGTCAATTTGTAGCGCCTCATTCTATTGGCCCAATGATTGAGAAGGTTAAGTCTACTGGCGAAGAAAGAGTTTGTATGACAGAAAGAGGATATTCTTTTGGGTACAACAACTTAGTGGTTGATATGAGGTCAATTCAGATCATGAGGTCATTTAATGTGCCAGTCATATTTGATGCAACTCATAGCGTTCAGCTACCAGGAGGTTTAGGGGATTCTTCGGGAGGAGAAAGAAAATTTGTTCCTACTCTTGCTAAGGCTGCTGTGGCAGCGGGCGCTGATGGCGTATTTATGGAATGTCATGACTGCCCTGAGTGTGCTCTTTGCGACGGTCCAAATTCTATGCCAGTTAATGAGGTTGAGGACCTTTTAAAGAGTCTGATAGCAATAAAAAAGATTGTAGGATCTTAA
- a CDS encoding KpsF/GutQ family sugar-phosphate isomerase: MDREEVLSLAKEVCFVERESIDQLCDKINKSFLDAIDLILNCDGRVIITGMGKSGLIGRKIAATLSSTGTPSLFLHPAEGIHGDLGMVTGKDLVIAISYSGENSELITICPVLRRIGVKIIAMTGNLSSALATLADIVLDIGVKKEACPYNIVPTSSTTVTLVLGDALAMCLLKLRDFRPQDFALFHPGGALGRSLITRVCDLMHKGKDNPVVNLETIVKEALFEISKKGLGAVSVIDKNGVLKGLITDGDIRRKVEIDDLFLKRRAEEVMTKQPVYIHEKRLATEALKILQDKNINLLPVVDEELRSVGMIHLHDILKAGIV; encoded by the coding sequence ATGGATAGAGAAGAAGTATTGTCCCTTGCTAAGGAGGTATGCTTTGTCGAAAGAGAGAGCATAGACCAACTTTGCGATAAGATTAATAAATCGTTTTTAGACGCCATAGATCTTATTCTTAACTGTGATGGGAGAGTAATTATCACGGGAATGGGGAAGTCGGGACTTATTGGCAGAAAGATTGCAGCAACTCTTTCAAGTACAGGAACTCCATCGTTGTTTTTACACCCTGCAGAGGGCATTCATGGCGATCTTGGTATGGTTACTGGCAAAGACCTTGTTATTGCAATTTCTTATAGCGGAGAAAATTCAGAGCTAATTACTATTTGCCCAGTTTTAAGAAGAATTGGGGTAAAGATAATTGCTATGACAGGCAACCTCTCATCTGCGCTTGCCACTTTGGCGGATATCGTGCTTGACATAGGCGTGAAGAAAGAGGCTTGTCCATATAATATTGTTCCTACCTCTTCAACAACGGTTACACTGGTTCTTGGAGATGCCCTTGCAATGTGTCTTTTGAAATTAAGAGACTTTAGACCTCAGGATTTCGCTCTTTTTCATCCAGGGGGCGCACTTGGCAGGAGTTTGATAACCAGGGTTTGTGATCTGATGCACAAGGGCAAAGACAACCCTGTAGTTAATCTCGAAACTATCGTCAAAGAGGCTCTTTTCGAGATCAGCAAAAAGGGTCTTGGCGCAGTTTCTGTTATTGATAAAAATGGCGTGCTAAAAGGTCTTATAACCGATGGCGATATAAGAAGGAAGGTAGAGATTGACGACCTGTTTTTAAAGAGACGTGCTGAAGAAGTTATGACAAAACAGCCTGTTTATATCCATGAAAAACGGTTAGCTACTGAGGCTTTGAAGATTTTGCAAGATAAAAATATAAATTTATTGCCTGTCGTGGACGAGGAATTAAGATCGGTAGGCATGATTCACTTACACGACATACTAAAGGCAGGCATAGTCTAA
- a CDS encoding HAD hydrolase family protein, whose translation MSLEDRIKKIKILAFDVDGVLTDGGIVVSSKEEIKVFNVKDGLGLAMARRLGFITLFISGRSSISLENRARELKVDYLIMSCDNKIVELNKILKELNMNYENVAYMGDDYNDLPILEVCGVSACPGDAVEAVRERVDVVIEDFGGKGAARAFIEKILRIQNKLEQGIKLYFEDY comes from the coding sequence TTGAGTCTTGAAGATAGAATAAAGAAAATAAAAATACTTGCCTTTGATGTAGACGGAGTTCTTACCGATGGAGGCATAGTTGTTTCTTCAAAAGAAGAAATAAAAGTTTTTAACGTAAAGGATGGTCTTGGCCTTGCGATGGCAAGGAGGCTGGGTTTTATAACTCTCTTTATAAGCGGCAGGAGTTCTATCTCTCTTGAAAATAGGGCAAGAGAGCTGAAAGTGGACTATCTTATAATGAGTTGTGACAATAAGATAGTTGAGCTAAACAAAATTCTGAAAGAGCTAAATATGAATTATGAGAACGTTGCTTATATGGGAGATGACTATAACGACTTGCCAATACTGGAAGTTTGTGGAGTGAGCGCTTGTCCGGGTGACGCCGTTGAGGCTGTAAGAGAAAGAGTTGATGTTGTTATTGAGGATTTTGGCGGTAAAGGCGCAGCGAGAGCGTTTATAGAAAAGATATTAAGAATCCAAAATAAGTTGGAACAGGGCATAAAACTGTATTTTGAAGATTATTAA